One Methylocaldum marinum DNA window includes the following coding sequences:
- a CDS encoding transporter substrate-binding domain-containing protein encodes MFSLVGAGLARAESDRPLVVGSEVGFPPYAEIDESGQPTGFAVELFAAVAKVMDISVTFRTGPWDSIWQGLKSGELDALPLAAHLDEREGQVEFTRPHTIGYDSFFVRKGRSPVPSIGQARALSIIVLRSDAAHHALVSRGFTHQLVFVDSLTDGFRLLASGQHDAVLGPRLQGDRLVEASGLSAIIEAGPPLKDYRREFCFAVRKGDTRLRDRLDQGLAIVMASGEYDRLYGKWLGIYETPTFPVKYVAWGTGVIAVLLALLGLWTRQLRRQVALRTAELARAVASTQAERQRLNDVLQALPVSVVLLSQDYRVVFANRFFEERYGKARNRRCYEYLFGRCAPCETCETYTVLKSGAPVDWEWTAPDGQDYQIHDFPFPDNEGASMIMEVGIDITEMNRAKQALREANASLEQRVAARTAELEAARREAEEARDLLRVTMDNAPALMSYIDADCRYRRVNGAYERWFGHGSEQVRGRHVREVLGDSAWRVIAPYAERALAGERVAFEISVPYAEGGMRWCHATYSPDLDAAGRVRGFVAHVLDVTERKQAEEGLREADRRKDEFLAMLAHELRNPLAPISNAVQIMRRLGTMDSKLQWTRDVIDRQVEHLTRLVDDLLDVSRISRGKIELKREPLELAEIVQRAVETSRPLIDARRHQFAIHLPPQPVHVEGDLVRLAQAVSNLLNNAAKYTDEGGQISLSLESSDSDVVIRVRDTGRGIDPVQASSLFDLFYQVDRTLDRAEGGLGIGLCLVKRLVAMHGGEIWVLSEGRGQGSEFGIRLPRLRGSRPFIVGSVHAGSGERQVSYPGPSSLEKSDYKSGT; translated from the coding sequence GTGTTCAGCCTGGTCGGGGCGGGGCTGGCTCGAGCGGAGTCGGATCGTCCGCTGGTCGTCGGATCCGAGGTCGGCTTTCCGCCCTATGCCGAAATTGATGAGTCCGGACAACCGACCGGATTTGCCGTCGAGCTGTTCGCTGCGGTAGCCAAGGTAATGGACATTAGCGTCACCTTCCGTACCGGGCCATGGGATTCCATCTGGCAAGGGCTGAAGTCCGGCGAACTCGACGCGCTGCCCCTGGCGGCGCATCTTGACGAACGTGAAGGTCAGGTGGAATTCACCCGGCCGCATACCATCGGCTATGACAGTTTCTTCGTTCGCAAGGGCCGCTCGCCGGTTCCTTCCATCGGCCAGGCGCGCGCCCTAAGCATCATCGTCCTGCGTTCCGATGCCGCTCACCATGCTCTCGTCAGCCGCGGTTTCACCCATCAACTGGTCTTCGTCGACAGCCTCACCGACGGTTTCCGCCTGCTGGCCTCCGGACAGCATGATGCGGTGCTGGGACCGCGGCTGCAGGGCGACAGGCTGGTCGAGGCCAGCGGTCTCTCCGCGATCATCGAAGCCGGTCCGCCGCTCAAGGATTACCGGCGCGAGTTTTGTTTCGCCGTGCGCAAGGGCGATACGCGACTCCGCGACCGGCTCGACCAGGGCCTGGCTATCGTCATGGCCAGCGGCGAGTATGACCGGCTTTACGGAAAATGGCTCGGCATTTACGAAACTCCGACCTTTCCGGTCAAGTACGTGGCATGGGGTACGGGGGTTATTGCCGTTCTGTTGGCGCTGCTGGGACTATGGACCCGGCAATTACGCCGGCAGGTGGCGCTGAGGACCGCGGAATTGGCCCGAGCCGTCGCGTCGACACAGGCGGAACGGCAGCGGCTCAACGATGTTTTGCAAGCGCTTCCGGTTTCCGTGGTCTTGTTGTCGCAGGACTACCGGGTGGTCTTTGCCAACCGCTTTTTCGAAGAGCGCTACGGCAAGGCCCGGAATCGGCGCTGCTACGAATACCTGTTCGGCCGCTGCGCGCCGTGCGAGACCTGCGAGACCTATACAGTGCTGAAGTCCGGTGCTCCGGTCGACTGGGAATGGACCGCACCGGACGGACAGGATTACCAGATCCATGATTTTCCTTTCCCCGACAATGAGGGGGCTTCGATGATCATGGAGGTCGGCATCGACATCACCGAGATGAACCGGGCCAAGCAGGCGCTGAGGGAAGCCAATGCGTCGCTGGAGCAGCGGGTGGCCGCACGTACGGCCGAACTGGAAGCGGCGCGACGGGAAGCGGAAGAAGCGCGCGACCTTCTGCGCGTGACCATGGACAATGCGCCGGCGCTGATGTCCTACATCGATGCGGATTGTCGGTACCGTCGCGTCAACGGGGCCTACGAACGGTGGTTCGGTCACGGCAGCGAGCAGGTTCGGGGACGCCATGTTCGGGAAGTGCTCGGCGATTCCGCATGGCGGGTCATCGCCCCTTATGCCGAGCGGGCTTTAGCCGGAGAGCGGGTTGCGTTCGAGATTTCCGTACCCTACGCCGAAGGCGGTATGCGCTGGTGTCACGCCACCTACTCCCCGGATCTTGATGCGGCGGGGCGGGTGCGTGGATTCGTGGCGCACGTGCTCGACGTCACCGAGCGCAAACAGGCCGAGGAGGGGCTGCGCGAGGCCGACCGGCGCAAGGACGAATTCCTGGCCATGCTCGCCCACGAGCTCCGCAATCCGCTGGCTCCGATCAGCAACGCCGTTCAGATTATGCGGAGATTGGGGACGATGGATTCCAAACTCCAGTGGACGCGGGATGTGATCGATCGCCAGGTTGAACATTTGACCAGGCTGGTGGACGATCTCCTGGATGTCTCCCGTATCAGCCGGGGCAAAATCGAGCTCAAGAGAGAGCCCCTTGAGCTGGCGGAGATCGTGCAGCGGGCGGTAGAAACCAGCCGGCCGCTGATCGATGCCCGCCGGCATCAATTCGCCATACATCTCCCGCCGCAGCCGGTGCACGTCGAGGGCGACCTGGTTCGCCTGGCGCAGGCGGTGTCGAACTTGCTCAATAATGCCGCCAAGTACACCGACGAGGGCGGGCAGATCAGTCTGAGCCTTGAATCATCCGACAGCGATGTCGTGATTCGGGTCCGCGATACCGGGCGCGGTATCGATCCCGTGCAGGCATCCAGTCTGTTCGATCTGTTCTATCAGGTGGACCGCACCCTGGACCGTGCGGAAGGAGGCTTGGGTATCGGCCTGTGCCTGGTCAAACGCCTGGTGGCGATGCATGGCGGCGAGATCTGGGTTTTAAGCGAGGGGCGGGGGCAAGGCAGCGAGTTCGGTATCCGTCTGCCGCGCCTGCGGGGATCGCGGCCGTTCATTGTCGGCTCGGTCCATGCCGGTAGCGGCGAGCGGCAGGTTTCGTATCCCGGACCGTCTTCTTTAGAAAAATCCGATTATAAATCGGGTACGTAA
- the glgC gene encoding glucose-1-phosphate adenylyltransferase, with product MAPPRVLAMVLAGGAGNRLLPLTAERSKPAVPFGGRYRIVDFVLSNLVNSEIHSIYLLVQYKSQSLIEHVRRAWSISHLIAGHFVTVVPPQMRDGPDWFQSTADAVHQNLGLIDHHSPDVVAVFGSDHVYRMDINQMVRFHLERNADVTVAALPMPLEQCSAFGIIRPGPDGRVAEFREKPARPEPMPGDPGRALASMGNYIFSTDVLIDTLEAMRPCSEQDFGRDVLPRLLRTHRVYVYDLALNRVPGIKPYEDQPYWRDVGTIDAYFAAHMDMLGEEPRFEIFNPNWPIYSDNYLGPDTRIIDGEVRDSVLGAGSMIRGARINRSVIRREVVIEPDADIDECIIMDYTVIGRGAKLRRTIVDRYNNIPPGSAIGEERHPGRNQAAASPPPITIVPKGKRGSGLVY from the coding sequence ATGGCGCCCCCCAGAGTCTTGGCCATGGTCTTGGCCGGCGGCGCGGGCAACCGCCTTCTCCCCCTCACCGCGGAACGGTCCAAACCGGCGGTTCCATTCGGCGGACGGTATCGTATCGTGGATTTCGTGCTGAGCAATCTGGTCAACTCCGAAATCCATTCGATCTACCTATTAGTCCAATACAAGTCCCAATCCTTGATCGAGCACGTGCGCAGGGCCTGGTCGATATCCCATCTGATTGCGGGCCATTTCGTCACCGTCGTGCCTCCCCAGATGCGCGATGGCCCGGACTGGTTCCAAAGCACCGCCGACGCGGTCCACCAGAATCTGGGACTGATCGATCACCACTCTCCCGACGTAGTGGCGGTTTTCGGCTCAGATCACGTATATCGCATGGACATCAATCAAATGGTTCGGTTTCATCTGGAACGAAATGCCGATGTCACCGTGGCCGCCCTACCCATGCCGCTGGAGCAATGCTCGGCTTTCGGCATCATCCGCCCCGGCCCGGACGGCCGCGTGGCGGAATTCCGGGAAAAACCGGCCAGGCCCGAACCCATGCCCGGCGATCCAGGTCGAGCGCTGGCATCCATGGGCAATTACATCTTCAGCACGGACGTTCTGATCGACACGCTTGAAGCCATGCGGCCGTGCAGCGAGCAGGATTTCGGGCGGGATGTCCTGCCGCGTCTGCTCCGTACGCACCGGGTTTACGTCTACGATCTCGCCCTGAATCGCGTCCCCGGCATCAAACCCTACGAAGACCAGCCCTATTGGCGCGACGTCGGCACGATCGACGCGTATTTCGCGGCCCACATGGACATGCTGGGCGAGGAACCGCGCTTTGAAATTTTCAATCCGAACTGGCCGATCTATTCCGACAATTATCTGGGACCGGATACCCGGATCATCGACGGCGAAGTCCGCGACAGCGTTCTCGGTGCCGGCTCCATGATTCGAGGCGCGAGAATCAACCGCTCGGTGATCCGGCGCGAAGTGGTCATCGAACCGGACGCGGACATCGACGAGTGCATCATCATGGATTACACCGTCATCGGCCGTGGCGCGAAGCTGCGCCGGACCATCGTCGATCGCTACAATAACATTCCTCCCGGCTCCGCCATCGGCGAGGAACGACATCCCGGCAGAAACCAGGCAGCGGCATCCCCGCCGCCTATCACCATCGTACCGAAAGGCAAGCGGGGATCGGGTTTGGTCTATTGA
- a CDS encoding trans-sulfuration enzyme family protein, with amino-acid sequence MDKIGFASPPKPRTPAQSNDASETIDRLRILSPRRKSTTARSLDELVGEQLAHFGIDPATAFGQALARVSRRLYESYADIDRLWVETAETIQGLDRSDRIAYFNAKKFLSFQLAKLLDNVQHPNRRCYQSLNYSTATIASKGPYSVFDNVTAIFSANPVITRTATYIYACAEWIEDAFRGKEQLLEIYSRLLNPTSVALANHIVDLEAGLHADEYFAWNFNSGMAAIDGVLSHLLGRDDILITSRNLYGGTHQLIHHWFAKSANLEIAVEAFDGYTVADFLQAWERATVEHADRMSAGRRAYVYLESPCNPHGYVLDVPAICSEAHRLGLRVILDATVGTPFLYAPLQRKDPSERPDFVIHSYTKDLSGNGSVIAGVVIGRNEDMFVPKGESMRGVQWNETLFWNVYYVKGAFLNADAAFDVLQGLRTLDVRMLKKCINTQILARFLAAHPNISVHCNALPGDPNREIMKKTLALGLPAPLFTLDMGDLPREAFQRFFDNLSPTFGHMISLGQSNTIVACPALTTHSELDEIALREAGISPTTIRIAVGDEDPLDLILHLVGAARLAIDPVVPDFSRGFGPLSAARDLVRTIYLESHRRYVETKIAESSD; translated from the coding sequence ATGGACAAGATCGGATTCGCTTCGCCTCCGAAGCCCCGCACGCCGGCGCAATCGAACGATGCGTCGGAGACCATCGACCGCCTGCGCATCCTATCGCCGCGGCGAAAGTCGACGACCGCCCGCTCGCTCGACGAATTGGTGGGCGAACAGCTCGCCCATTTCGGGATCGATCCCGCGACCGCTTTCGGCCAGGCTCTGGCACGCGTATCCCGCCGACTGTACGAAAGCTACGCCGATATTGATAGGCTTTGGGTCGAAACCGCGGAGACCATCCAAGGCCTGGACCGTTCCGACCGAATCGCCTATTTCAACGCGAAAAAGTTCCTGTCGTTTCAACTGGCGAAGTTGCTCGATAACGTGCAGCACCCGAACCGGCGCTGCTACCAAAGCCTGAATTACAGCACCGCGACGATCGCCAGCAAAGGACCGTACAGCGTTTTCGACAACGTCACCGCGATCTTTTCCGCCAATCCGGTGATTACCCGCACCGCTACCTATATCTACGCATGCGCCGAATGGATAGAAGACGCTTTCCGCGGCAAGGAGCAACTGCTGGAGATCTACTCGCGGCTGCTCAATCCGACCTCGGTCGCATTGGCCAATCACATCGTCGATCTCGAAGCCGGCCTTCACGCCGACGAATACTTCGCCTGGAACTTCAACAGCGGAATGGCCGCCATCGACGGGGTGCTGTCGCACCTCCTGGGACGCGACGATATCCTGATCACCAGCCGTAACCTGTACGGCGGTACTCATCAGCTCATCCACCACTGGTTCGCGAAATCCGCAAACCTGGAGATTGCCGTCGAAGCGTTCGACGGCTACACCGTAGCCGATTTCCTGCAGGCTTGGGAGCGGGCTACCGTCGAACATGCCGACCGGATGTCGGCCGGCCGGCGCGCCTACGTCTACCTCGAATCGCCTTGCAACCCGCATGGCTATGTCTTGGACGTTCCGGCCATCTGCAGCGAAGCTCACCGGCTCGGACTGCGCGTCATACTCGACGCCACCGTCGGGACGCCTTTTCTTTACGCTCCGCTGCAGCGGAAAGATCCCAGCGAGCGGCCGGATTTCGTCATTCACAGCTATACCAAAGATCTTTCCGGCAATGGCTCGGTCATCGCCGGCGTCGTCATCGGCCGCAACGAGGACATGTTCGTTCCCAAGGGAGAATCAATGCGCGGCGTCCAGTGGAACGAGACCCTGTTTTGGAACGTATACTACGTCAAGGGTGCGTTTCTCAACGCCGACGCCGCTTTCGACGTGCTCCAGGGACTCCGCACGCTGGACGTGCGCATGCTCAAGAAATGCATCAATACGCAGATACTCGCGCGGTTCCTGGCCGCCCATCCGAATATCAGCGTCCATTGCAACGCGCTGCCCGGCGATCCCAACCGCGAGATCATGAAGAAAACCCTGGCACTGGGATTGCCCGCACCGCTGTTCACTCTGGACATGGGCGATTTGCCGCGGGAGGCGTTCCAGCGCTTCTTCGACAATCTTTCACCGACTTTCGGCCATATGATCAGCCTCGGCCAGAGCAATACGATCGTGGCCTGCCCCGCCTTGACCACCCACTCGGAGCTGGATGAAATCGCCCTGCGCGAAGCCGGCATCTCGCCGACCACCATACGCATTGCCGTCGGCGACGAGGATCCGCTCGACCTGATCCTGCACCTGGTCGGCGCCGCCCGCCTGGCCATCGATCCGGTCGTACCTGATTTCTCCCGCGGCTTCGGACCTCTTTCGGCAGCGCGGGACTTGGTGCGAACCATCTATCTGGAATCGCACCGAAGATACGTCGAGACGAAAATCGCCGAAAGCTCCGATTGA
- a CDS encoding translation initiation factor Sui1: MTSRKQPANGGLVYCTEFGRMCPACRKPVAECICRQVQSASKSDGKVRVRLETKGRKGKGVTVISGLPLDGADLERLCRQIKQRCGSGGTVKDGTIEIQGDHRERIMEDLSGQGWTVKRAGG, translated from the coding sequence ATGACATCAAGAAAACAGCCGGCAAACGGTGGTCTCGTTTATTGCACCGAATTTGGACGAATGTGTCCGGCCTGTCGTAAACCCGTTGCCGAATGCATTTGCAGGCAAGTCCAATCGGCTTCGAAATCCGACGGGAAGGTGCGTGTGCGCCTGGAAACCAAGGGGCGCAAGGGTAAGGGCGTGACGGTGATTTCCGGTTTGCCATTGGATGGCGCGGATCTTGAAAGACTTTGCAGGCAGATCAAGCAGCGTTGCGGTTCCGGCGGTACCGTGAAGGACGGGACGATCGAGATTCAGGGCGATCATCGAGAACGGATCATGGAAGACCTGTCCGGGCAGGGTTGGACCGTCAAGCGGGCAGGGGGCTGA
- a CDS encoding DUF5658 family protein, whose product MYAILIILFGLLQVADGIVTYLGLSFTSVEEVNPILNLCAELIGLGYSIFLIKAVGLTFIAFLFLDRHKMKSRWIKATLTSAVAFYSWVVTNNVILVFDV is encoded by the coding sequence ATGTATGCCATATTGATCATCTTGTTCGGGCTATTGCAAGTCGCAGACGGAATCGTGACTTACCTCGGGCTTAGCTTCACCAGCGTGGAAGAAGTGAATCCGATTCTCAATCTTTGCGCGGAGCTGATCGGGCTCGGCTACTCCATCTTTCTGATCAAGGCGGTCGGCCTTACATTCATCGCATTCTTGTTCCTCGACCGGCATAAAATGAAAAGCCGCTGGATCAAGGCGACCTTGACCTCTGCCGTCGCTTTTTACAGCTGGGTCGTGACCAATAACGTGATATTGGTTTTCGACGTTTAG
- a CDS encoding PAS domain S-box protein: protein MDVKQLLGNGYSVALGATVCVAALIFALSSLLDPPPLSVFLVAVMFAAWHGGMGAGFAATGLSVAASISLLAFLSDAMTVSNSAQSLRLALLFTIGAVLSCGISRLRKSEQRAFKAVLEQQFLLDQALAERRPLEAALHERDHLLELSQKIVQVASFEADLAQNGRHRVSSQWYRIYGVTPETFQHSCNAWLNMVHPDDRDTVKSEVEAVVAGQIPEFSSEFRIVRQSDLTVRWIELRASIRYDTEGRPVHMSGSNIDITERKQAEQTMAASEQRFKLLAETSARLLAADEPRSIIEDLCRAVMRHLGCDCFFNFLLDDAGGTFRLNAWAGFSAEEIRDLECLDCSRTCRGFGIGGRESTDDTVPPAPRPCITRARSYGLRACVCHPLLVQGRVIGTLLFGTKTRTAFTAEEVDLMKSVADQVAIAMQRIFDQRSLKASEARFRTILQAVPSLTMESDPDGNNTFVSERWCAYTGLSPEQSAGKGWLSALHSDDVPKVMSRWSKATCTGASFESQHRLRSADGSFRWFIARALPDRNTDGEIIRWTGSLTDVDDLVRTEEALRASEARALAANVQMRTIMQTARVAICVAHDPQCRLITGNTQAHQLLGVPDGENLAAKPEVNGTTPYRFFSNGREIPHHDLPMRRVLKTGEIVEDVELEIVRADGTRRFVLSAAAPLYDNAGRIRGATVTFLDITERKQIEIERQKFVSFADQSTEFIGMCDLEFHPFYINDAGLRLVGLDSLAQARRMPLKSFTFPEDQKFLFEEFFTRVQREGRTELEIRFRHFKTGAAIWMMCNVFHIRDANGEPAGFATVGRDITERKQAQQALAAANDRLAADLDAMTRLQAIGALFVREDGLPAVLDQIVQTAIAIAGAERGHVQLVDASSGQLRIVAQRGFEPDFVDFWHNALVGPGPWDAAMAWGKRVIVEDVTSSLIFKDPPELQAMLKAGARAVQSTPLLSRSGRPLGVISTHYGTPHRPNERALRLLDLLVRQTADIIERAQAEAALKEADLRKNEFIAMLGHELRNPLAPIRNAVHLIRKFDTPNPRMQWAQEVINRQVDHLTRLVDDLLDVSRIVQGKFKLQRTPVDLTALLSQTIEAAQPQFEARRHLFTVSLPKYPLRFEADPVRLTQMISNLLDNANKYTPDGGRIWLNVDHADNEVAISVRDNGEGIPGTLLPHLFDVFTQSERTLDRAQGGLGLGLTIVQKIAALHGGRVEVSSAGPGRGSEFIVRLPLGRCKGEMKTAPARNAQTA, encoded by the coding sequence GTGGACGTTAAGCAATTGCTGGGGAACGGATATTCGGTTGCGCTAGGGGCAACCGTCTGTGTCGCCGCATTAATCTTTGCACTCAGCTCCTTGCTCGATCCGCCGCCGCTGTCTGTCTTTTTGGTCGCCGTGATGTTCGCGGCATGGCACGGAGGAATGGGGGCAGGCTTCGCGGCCACCGGGTTGAGTGTGGCGGCGAGCATTTCTCTCCTGGCGTTTTTAAGCGACGCCATGACCGTTTCGAACTCCGCGCAATCCTTGCGCCTGGCACTCCTTTTCACCATAGGCGCGGTATTGAGCTGCGGTATCTCGCGCCTCCGCAAATCCGAACAACGCGCGTTCAAAGCCGTCCTCGAGCAACAGTTCCTGCTCGATCAGGCTCTTGCCGAGCGCCGGCCGCTGGAAGCCGCCCTGCACGAACGCGATCACCTCCTCGAACTGTCGCAAAAGATCGTGCAGGTCGCGAGCTTCGAAGCCGACCTCGCGCAAAACGGCCGTCACCGCGTATCGTCCCAGTGGTATCGCATTTACGGCGTGACGCCCGAGACCTTCCAACACTCGTGCAATGCCTGGCTCAACATGGTGCATCCGGACGACCGGGACACCGTAAAGTCCGAAGTGGAAGCGGTGGTCGCCGGCCAGATTCCCGAATTCAGCAGCGAATTTCGCATAGTCCGCCAGAGCGATCTTACCGTCCGCTGGATCGAACTGCGGGCCTCGATCCGTTACGATACCGAAGGGCGGCCGGTCCATATGTCCGGAAGCAACATCGACATCACCGAGCGCAAGCAGGCCGAACAAACGATGGCCGCAAGCGAGCAGCGGTTCAAGCTGTTGGCCGAAACCTCCGCACGGCTATTGGCCGCCGACGAACCTCGTTCCATTATCGAAGATCTTTGCCGCGCGGTGATGCGCCATCTCGGCTGCGACTGCTTCTTCAACTTTCTGCTGGACGACGCCGGGGGAACGTTTCGCCTGAATGCATGGGCCGGCTTTTCGGCCGAGGAGATTCGGGATCTGGAATGCCTGGATTGCAGCCGAACCTGTCGGGGTTTCGGCATCGGCGGCAGGGAAAGCACCGACGATACTGTTCCGCCCGCACCGAGGCCCTGTATAACCAGAGCCCGATCCTACGGACTTCGAGCCTGCGTTTGCCATCCTTTGCTCGTGCAAGGGCGCGTCATCGGAACGCTGTTGTTCGGCACTAAGACCCGCACCGCATTCACGGCCGAAGAAGTGGATCTGATGAAATCCGTTGCGGATCAGGTGGCGATAGCCATGCAGCGAATTTTCGACCAGCGTTCGCTAAAGGCGAGCGAAGCGCGTTTCCGCACGATTCTGCAGGCCGTCCCCAGCCTGACTATGGAGAGCGACCCGGACGGCAATAATACCTTTGTAAGCGAGCGATGGTGCGCCTATACCGGGCTCTCCCCCGAGCAGAGCGCGGGGAAAGGTTGGCTGTCGGCGCTGCATTCCGACGATGTCCCGAAGGTTATGTCCCGGTGGAGCAAAGCGACATGTACCGGCGCATCGTTCGAAAGCCAGCACCGTCTGAGGTCGGCTGACGGATCTTTCCGGTGGTTTATCGCCCGCGCACTCCCGGATCGTAATACCGACGGGGAAATCATCCGCTGGACCGGTTCGCTCACGGATGTGGACGATTTGGTACGGACCGAGGAAGCGCTGCGGGCCAGCGAAGCAAGAGCACTCGCGGCCAACGTGCAGATGCGGACGATCATGCAGACGGCGCGGGTCGCTATTTGCGTCGCCCACGATCCCCAGTGCCGGCTGATCACGGGCAACACCCAGGCCCACCAACTGCTGGGTGTGCCGGACGGCGAAAATTTGGCCGCCAAGCCCGAGGTTAACGGTACGACGCCTTACCGCTTTTTCAGCAACGGCAGGGAGATTCCTCATCACGATCTCCCTATGCGCCGAGTCCTGAAAACGGGTGAAATCGTGGAGGATGTGGAACTGGAAATAGTCCGTGCCGATGGTACTCGCCGATTCGTCCTGAGCGCGGCCGCGCCGCTTTATGACAATGCCGGCCGCATACGCGGCGCCACCGTAACCTTTCTGGACATCACCGAGCGCAAGCAGATCGAGATCGAACGCCAGAAGTTCGTCTCCTTTGCCGATCAAAGTACCGAATTCATCGGTATGTGCGATCTCGAGTTCCACCCGTTCTACATCAACGACGCCGGCCTGCGCCTGGTCGGCTTGGATAGCCTCGCGCAGGCGCGTCGGATGCCGCTGAAAAGTTTTACCTTTCCCGAAGACCAGAAATTCCTCTTTGAGGAATTCTTCACCCGGGTACAGCGCGAAGGCCGGACCGAACTTGAAATCCGATTCCGGCATTTCAAAACCGGCGCGGCGATCTGGATGATGTGCAACGTGTTCCATATCCGCGATGCAAACGGCGAACCGGCAGGATTTGCGACCGTGGGTCGCGACATTACCGAGCGCAAACAGGCCCAGCAGGCTCTGGCGGCAGCGAACGACCGCCTGGCGGCCGACCTGGACGCCATGACCCGGCTGCAAGCGATCGGTGCGTTATTCGTTCGCGAGGACGGGCTGCCTGCCGTACTCGATCAAATCGTGCAAACGGCCATAGCCATAGCCGGAGCAGAACGCGGCCATGTTCAACTGGTCGACGCTTCCTCCGGCCAACTCCGAATTGTTGCGCAGCGGGGTTTCGAGCCTGATTTCGTCGATTTCTGGCATAACGCCCTGGTCGGTCCGGGGCCTTGGGATGCTGCGATGGCGTGGGGAAAGAGAGTGATCGTCGAGGACGTCACCTCGAGCCTCATTTTCAAAGACCCGCCGGAACTCCAGGCCATGCTGAAAGCGGGTGCACGCGCGGTTCAATCCACGCCGCTGCTCAGCCGCAGCGGCCGCCCTCTGGGCGTGATATCCACCCATTACGGAACGCCGCATCGTCCGAACGAACGCGCGTTGCGGCTACTCGACCTTTTGGTCCGCCAAACCGCGGACATCATCGAACGAGCGCAAGCGGAAGCAGCTCTCAAAGAGGCCGATCTCCGCAAGAACGAATTTATCGCCATGCTGGGACATGAGCTCAGAAACCCGCTGGCCCCGATCCGCAACGCGGTTCATTTGATTCGCAAGTTCGACACGCCGAATCCGAGGATGCAGTGGGCGCAGGAAGTCATCAACCGGCAAGTGGACCACCTGACCCGGCTAGTGGACGATCTCCTCGACGTCTCCCGGATCGTCCAGGGCAAATTCAAACTCCAGAGAACGCCGGTCGATCTCACCGCACTTCTAAGCCAGACCATAGAGGCCGCTCAACCGCAGTTCGAAGCGCGCCGTCATCTGTTTACCGTGAGTCTGCCGAAATATCCGCTGCGTTTCGAGGCCGATCCGGTACGCTTGACGCAGATGATTTCGAATTTGCTGGACAATGCCAACAAGTATACGCCGGACGGGGGCCGAATCTGGCTCAATGTAGATCACGCGGATAACGAGGTCGCCATTTCGGTGCGTGATAACGGCGAAGGTATTCCAGGCACCCTGCTGCCGCACCTGTTCGACGTATTCACTCAGTCCGAACGAACGCTGGATCGTGCCCAGGGCGGGCTCGGCCTTGGATTGACCATCGTCCAGAAAATCGCGGCATTGCACGGGGGGCGCGTTGAGGTAAGCAGCGCGGGCCCCGGCCGGGGCAGCGAATTCATCGTGCGTCTGCCGCTCGGCCGATGCAAGGGGGAGATGAAAACGGCCCCGGCGCGAAACGCTCAAACCGCTTGA
- the rpoE gene encoding RNA polymerase sigma factor RpoE: MATVYIDDQELVHRVQQGDRSAFDRLVRKYQAKLLQLIGRYIKDPHESWDVAQEAFIKAYLALPRFRGDSAFYTWLYRIAINTAKNHLAMRLRRPSEDELDVEEAEQFESAVRLKDQETPEGLVLTEELAIIIQQALDKLPGELRTAIQLREFDGLSYDEIAQVMQCPVGTVRSRIFRAREFLDRQIEHLH; encoded by the coding sequence ATGGCTACTGTTTATATCGACGATCAGGAACTGGTACATAGAGTCCAACAAGGAGACCGAAGTGCTTTTGACCGTTTGGTCCGCAAATACCAGGCCAAGCTCTTGCAGCTGATAGGCCGCTATATCAAGGACCCTCACGAATCCTGGGATGTCGCGCAAGAAGCCTTCATCAAGGCCTATCTTGCATTGCCGAGATTTCGCGGAGACAGCGCTTTCTATACCTGGCTCTACCGAATTGCCATCAACACGGCCAAGAATCACCTGGCGATGCGGCTGCGCCGCCCTTCCGAAGACGAACTCGATGTCGAAGAGGCCGAACAGTTCGAATCCGCGGTTCGGCTGAAAGACCAGGAGACTCCGGAAGGTTTGGTGTTGACCGAGGAACTGGCGATTATCATTCAGCAGGCTCTCGACAAACTTCCGGGTGAATTGCGGACTGCCATCCAGCTGAGGGAGTTCGACGGCTTAAGCTACGACGAGATCGCCCAGGTCATGCAGTGCCCGGTCGGAACGGTCCGTTCCCGGATTTTCCGGGCGCGGGAATTCCTCGACCGGCAAATCGAACACTTGCATTGA